In Thunnus thynnus chromosome 11, fThuThy2.1, whole genome shotgun sequence, the following proteins share a genomic window:
- the chn1 gene encoding N-chimaerin produces the protein MPSKESYEVHKEEKSLVQKAKREANQEDILAAALGMRMGPQKPPATFWQPLKLFAYSQLTSLVRRASLKESDRTPKSEKVHNFKVHTFRGPHWCEHCASFMWGLMAQGVKCADCGLNVHKQCSPLVPNDCKPDLRHIRKVYSCDLTTLVKAYNTARPMVVDMCIREIESRGLKSEGLYRISGFSDSVEEVKVAFDKAGEKTDISVNAYEDINIITGALKLYLRDLPVPIISYDAYPRFIEAAKLTDPEKKLEAFREALALLPPSHSETLKYLMAHLKRVTQNEKFNLMNAENLAIVFGPTLMRAPNLDAVTALNDIRYQRQVVEALIKNEDVLF, from the exons ATGCCGTCTAAAGAGTCCTACGAGGTTCACAAGGAAGAGAAGTCTCTAGTGCAAAAGGCCAAGCGAGAGGCCAATCAGGAGGATATTCTGGCGGCAGCTCTGGGGATGAGGATGGGGCCACAGAAACCGCCAGCCACTTTCTGGCAGCCACTTAAACTATTCGCCTATTCACAGCTCACCTCACTTGTACGCAGAGCTTCACTGAAGGAGAGCGACCGAACACCGAAATCTGAGAAAGTCCACAACTTCAAG GTCCATACATTTCGGGGACCTCACTGGTGTGAACACTGTGCCAGCTTCATGTGGGGACTGATGGCTCAGGGGGTCAAATGTGCAG ATTGTGGTTTGAATGTCCACAAACAATGCTCACCTCTGGTTCCCAACGACTGCAAGCCAGACCTGAGACACATCCGTAAAGTCTACAGCTGTGACCTCACGACCCTGGTGAAAGCTTACAATACAGCGCGACCCATGGTGGTGGACATGTGCATACGAGAAATTGAGTCCAGAG GACTGAAGTCTGAAGGCCTCTACAGAATATCTGGATTCAGTGATTCAGTCGAAGAAGTCAAAGTGGCATTTGACAAAG CTGGCGAGAAGACAGACATCTCAGTGAACGCCTATGAAGACATCAATATCATCACGGGTGCACTGAAACTGTACCTCAGGGATTTGCCTGTTCCCATCATCTCATACGATGCTTACCCCAGGTTCATCGAGGCTGCGA AGCTCACAGACCCTGAAAAGAAGCTTGAAGCTTTCCGTGAGGCTCTAGCTCTGCTGCCGCCATCACACAGTGAAACTCTTAAGTACCTCATGGCACACTTAAAAAG GGTGACACAGAACGAGAAATTCAACCTGATGAACGCGGAGAACCTCGCCATTGTTTTTGGGCCCACCCTAATGCGCGCTCCAAACCTGGACGCCGTGACAGCACTCAATGACATCCGCTACCAGAGACAGGTGGTGGAGGCgctcattaaaaatgaagatGTGCTCTTCTAA